The Tindallia californiensis genome segment TAACGCTTACGATGGATATGCCAAACCCTAAGCCAGTAAAAGTAATCGATGGATTTATTCAATTCACACCAAAGGAACTACATAGTTTAAGTGAGGAAATGGGTATGGCTATGAGTCATGAAGACTTGCTCTACTGTCAAAACTATTTCCGTAGTGAAGAAAAAAGAGATCCCAGTATTACTGAACTTAAAATGATTGACACGTACTGGTCCGACCATTGTCGTCATACTACTTTTATGACTAAAATCGATCATGTTGATTTCGAAGAAAGCCCATTGACCAATCCCATCAAAAATACCTATCATCAGTACTTAAATAACCGCAAAAAAGTCTATGGTGAAAGACTGGAGGAAAAATATCCCTGCTTAATGGATCTGGCAACCCTTTCCATGAAAGCCTTGCGAAAAGAAGGATTGTTGGACGACTTGGAAGTATCCGAAGAAATAAATGCTTGTAGCATTCATGTACCAGTTATCGTTGATGGAAATACAGAAGAATGGTTGGTAATGTTTAAAAACGAAACCCATAACCATCCCACCGAAATTGAACCTTTTGGTGGTGCCGCAACTTGTCTGGGTGGGGCCATTCGCGACCCACTGTCCGGTCGCTCTTATGTGTATCAGGCTATGAGAATTAGCGGCTCTGGTGATCCACTATCCCCTATCTCCGATACCATACCAGGTAAACTGCCACAAAAGAAAATCACTCAGGAAGCTGCCAACGGGTATAGCTCTTATGGAAACCAAATCGGCCTTGCAACGGGCCATGTTCGAGAAATATATCACCCCGGATATGTAGCCAAAAGAATGGAGCTAGGTGCTGTGATTGCCGCCGCACCCAAAAGCCATGTTTTACGAAAATCCCCTTCACCTGGTGATGTTATTATATTAGTTGGTGGTCGAACAGGACGGGATGGTTGCGGAGGAGCCACCGGATCATCAAAAGAACATGACGAACATTCTCTCGCCAATTGTGGTGCCGAAGTTCAAAAAGGAAACGCTCCAACAGAGCGAAAAATCCAAAAACTCTTTAGAAACCCTAAGGTGAGTACACTTATTAAAAAATGTAACGATTTTGGAGCAGGTGGCGTTGCTGTTGCTATTGGAGAACTAGCCGATGGACTCGACATCGATCTGGATCAAGTGCCTAAAAAATACGAAGGGTTAGATGGAACCGAACTGGCTATCTCTGAGTCACAGGAAAGAATGGCCGTTGTGTTGGATCCAAAAAATGTTGATATTTTCATTGAAGAATCAGCAAAAGAAAACCTGGAAGCTACTCCTGTTGCCATTGTAACTGATACAAGACGACTTACGATGAAATGGAGAAAGGATACCATTGTAAATCTTTCACGAGATTTTCTCGACACAAACGGTGTCAAACAACAGGTTTCTATGAAGATTAGCGCCCCAAATCCAGAGAAAAACCCCTTGCTCTCTATGCCGGTATCCATTCATTCATCCTTAACTAACGAAAAGCTCGAGTGGGAAAGTGTATGGAAAACCAATCTGGAAGATTTAAACGTATGTAGTCAAAAGGGATTAATCGAAAAGTTCGATAACTCCGTAGGTGCCGCTACAACAATAATGCCTTTAGGCGGTAAAAATCAACTAACACCTGCTGAAGGAATGTCCGCAAAGATACCTGTGCTACATGGAGAGACCTCCACAGCAACGATTATGACAGCAGGCTTCAATCCTTTTGTTTCTTCTTGGAGTCCTTATCATGGTGGTTTTCTAGCTGTTATTGAATCACTTTCTAGGTTAGTAGCTATGGGGGGGGACTTCTCAAAATCCAGGCTTACTTTGCAGGAGTATTTCGAAAAACCAGGAAATGATCCAGAACGTTGGGGAAAACCAATGGCTGCATTACTCGGTGCTTACGCGGTACAAAGCCAGTTATCCATTCCAGCCATCGGAGGAAAAGATAGCATGTCCGGTACCTTTAAAGATATGGATGTACCGCCTACCTTGGTCTCTTTTGCTGTGGATGCACAAGAAGCTCAACATATTATATCACCAGAGTTTAAGGATAGTTCAAAA includes the following:
- a CDS encoding phosphoribosylformylglycinamidine synthase codes for the protein MPTNVRRIFVEKKPAFQLEANRLLKDLRESLSISSLNTLRILNRYDIEGISDSDFEKAKGMIFSEPPVDDVYDETFNFNDASTVFATELIPGQYDQRADSAEQCIQLSTKDHRPNVAVAKVYVLYGELSQSEIVSIKNYLINPIESREASLKKPLTLTMDMPNPKPVKVIDGFIQFTPKELHSLSEEMGMAMSHEDLLYCQNYFRSEEKRDPSITELKMIDTYWSDHCRHTTFMTKIDHVDFEESPLTNPIKNTYHQYLNNRKKVYGERLEEKYPCLMDLATLSMKALRKEGLLDDLEVSEEINACSIHVPVIVDGNTEEWLVMFKNETHNHPTEIEPFGGAATCLGGAIRDPLSGRSYVYQAMRISGSGDPLSPISDTIPGKLPQKKITQEAANGYSSYGNQIGLATGHVREIYHPGYVAKRMELGAVIAAAPKSHVLRKSPSPGDVIILVGGRTGRDGCGGATGSSKEHDEHSLANCGAEVQKGNAPTERKIQKLFRNPKVSTLIKKCNDFGAGGVAVAIGELADGLDIDLDQVPKKYEGLDGTELAISESQERMAVVLDPKNVDIFIEESAKENLEATPVAIVTDTRRLTMKWRKDTIVNLSRDFLDTNGVKQQVSMKISAPNPEKNPLLSMPVSIHSSLTNEKLEWESVWKTNLEDLNVCSQKGLIEKFDNSVGAATTIMPLGGKNQLTPAEGMSAKIPVLHGETSTATIMTAGFNPFVSSWSPYHGGFLAVIESLSRLVAMGGDFSKSRLTLQEYFEKPGNDPERWGKPMAALLGAYAVQSQLSIPAIGGKDSMSGTFKDMDVPPTLVSFAVDAQEAQHIISPEFKDSSKPVMLTRAEYSDTSLPNLDQLQTIYSTIHSMIKNGEIVSAKTVGVGGVAATVSQMCFGNDIGFSFHDPIPLSPKELWLADPASFILEMKDEAAAEKLFHLIPTYHLGQTSTEKTINIKGTKMDLENLKHSWEKTLEPIFPTKFNSPKDTLSIPSYQPKNRIKPRVAYAKPRAVIPIFPGTNSEYDTALALEKAGGLSESIIIRNLSSRDIEESVERMVQGIQNSQMVIIPGGFSAGDEPDGSGKFINVFFRNPRIQESIHELLKNRDGLMLGICNGFQALIKLGLVPFGEIRPLDAHSPTLTFNEIGRHVSCMVNTRISSTLTPWFSLMEVGDVHTLPVSHGEGRFIASEKDLSAWIEAGQITTQYVNDKGHPSMNIAFNPNGSFHAVESLCSPDGRVLGKMAHTERTGIHVAKNIPGNKHQRLFESGVYYYK